TATGTATATTTTCCTCCCATcccctttttaattttctcacttGGCTGTAGATAATCGAACTCCGGAGTGAAATTCTCAGGACAAATCGGGACAGAAATGAGCTCTCAGAAGGTCCTTCAGGTGGAAGAAAGCTGCTTTGGAGTGAGGGCAGAAATGGGGCAGCACTTGCTTCCTGAGTGGGGAACAGCACCAGGCAACACACGGGGAACAAACCGAGACCCACTCATTTATtgtcaaaaaaacctcaaactttACTTGTGTTTCTCTCAATAAATAATTTACAGTATTTACAGGCGGTGACACTCCCGTGGGTctcagcacagggaggaggTGGGGGGGCCTTTCAGAACGCCCCCCCTTTGCctatggtttttttgttttgtttgtttccaagTATTGGGTCCTTCTTGGCCACACTTCACCTTTAACCAGAACTGGGTCAAACACAACCAAAATAAAGTGCTTCACTGTTTGCTTCTAAAACAGGGATACCCCAACCACCTCACGCCATCGGCCACCACTGGAGCGCCCACCTGGACAGAGGGAACGAGCCATGCCGTAACCAGACTTTCCTTGGATGGAAACCACCCCTAAACCACAGTGTATCGTGCTGTGGGGTGATTGTTTTATAGGAAAGGGAGGTCTTAAGGGAATTAGTGACCTGTTGGCACGCTGTGGCTGGGCCAGCTCAGGCAGCTTTCAAGCAGCACCATGTTCTCAGAGGGAGGCTGTGCACAGCTGTGGGGTAAATCGCCTCTTTGCCCAGAGACAGATTTTGGCTTTTAAAAGGTGTGTTTTGAATTTCTAGGGaagataaaaatttttttctctagaacaaaggaaacagaaagtCCAAATCAGCCTGGCTGAGCATTAGTGCATTGGGAAATGAAACTGTCCAGTGCTGTGGTCCAGTGGCTGCTCCCCTCAGCACCTCCAAACTGTGATATCCTTATTTCAAAATCTCCCTAAACAGAGTATCTGGGGCATCAGCAAACAAAGCAAGGAGCAAAGTAGTAAACacatctttttgtttcttttctttccttaaacatttaaaaaccaaTTACATCTTTTCATCTGTACAGTCACACGAGATCAATGCCAGGGCTCTATATATTAAAGAGACAATATAAATTACATCCATTGACACAAgtttgcatttctctgctgctttacAAATGGAGCTCTAGAGCTGTAAGGACACAATGAATAGTCATGTTCAGTATTTACACCAGGCTGCCTCTTGGCACCAGTTCAGACTGCCAAACCAAGCCTGTTCCCACCTCTTTTGGGGCTAGCTTGTCTCATCAGGCCCAGAGACCTCCCTTGACAGCAGGAGGTGCCCCCAAGTGTGACACATTCTGGGGCTTGTTTCTGGGAACTTCCCCCTGAGAAAAGGTGGGGGAAACCCACCAGGAGGTCTTGAAGGCGCAGACCAAAGGTGGTCTTGTTTGTTCAGCGACCGATGGGGAGAACCACAGAGGAACACGGAGTGGAGGAGATGGGCAGCACTACGTGCTGGGGGAAGAAGATTATTGATGGTTTCGAGGCAGGGAACAGACAtctggaggcagctgggggGGGTCCTCTGCTGCATCCCATCTCCTGGCTGAATTTCTGACATTGCCCCATTTCTGATTCAAGCCCAAAAGGGCTTAAGGTGCAACTGGTCTGCAATGGGGTTGCAAGTCGCGGCCCCaggatggggagcagagcagagacctagcagcaaaaaaaaagagcaccatgctcctgctccatcccagggctgggccaggccgagccacaggcagggaggggctggagggaggtgCAGCTCGAGTGTCCCACTGTGCAGCCACCCTGCTGCCAGTTCTAGGGGACCAGAGAGCGAATGTTGTGAGGAACTCATCCAATGCTGGGCAGAAGTTGCAGAAACCGCTTGAATACTGGCCAGGTTTCTCCCGTTGCCATCAAGAGTTCATGGTGGGTCCAGGCAGAGACAAGGGAGACAGGACTAAAACTACTGAGTGAATCAGCCAGGTGAACTGGCTAAAATAGGGGACGCCTTTGAACCACAAAAAATGCAGGCCAAGGCTTGAGGAACGTGTCCTCCTTCCACCCAGAAGGTGCCTGGCACCAGCAGCCAAGCAAGTGGGGGATCACTGCCCACCATTTCGGCCCCTTGCACTACTTTCTGCAACaacagggctgtgggcagagcaggacgTGCCAaaaagcagagcccagccccagTGAGCAGGacatcctgccctgctgtgctggccagGCTTGGTCATTCTCACTGCTCCGTGCCCTCCTCATGGGCTCTGCTCTCTGAAGACAAAGCCATGTTCACACACGCCAGTGTCACAGTCACCACGTGTTGTTGGGACTGGGGGAGCGCTACAAGGAGAGTAGCTACaagggctccccagcacccacctggctgggagcaggaggagagggaggtgaGGAAAGTCCAGACAAGGTACAGTCCAGCAAAAACTCCTGACCGGTCCCACTGGCAACACGTTCCTCTCAGGCAAGAGCTGGGAAGGTGGAGGACTTGCACCAAGAGAGAGACTGAGGTCTGAGGACAACCCATGTGGCTCTGATGTCCAACCTCTTGTTTTCCAGCACCTGCATCTCTCATCCCTGGTCGCCTCctgctcccctttcccttctctccaagGTGTGAAGGAGCAAACCTCTATAAGAAGCACAAccaacacaaacacagcagtgctACCCAGAGGGTGGGATGTGTTCCCGTGGGAGCCGTGTTACCCGGGGTCAGGTCCCGTGTCCTTTCATAGAGGTGCAGCTTGTCTTTGTTGGAGTGAAGCATCTTCACGTCCTCAAAGGCATAGTAAGCAGCCAGCATGAAGTTGACATCTCCCGTGGTGAGGAGGTCGAAGACACAGGACTGGAAGTAGAGGTCCTCCACGGGCAGCTTTTCCCTGCACTTGGCCGTGGCTGTTTCGTAGGTGAAGGCCTCGGGCGGGGCCGGCAGGCTGGGCCCCTTCCTACGGGCACGACCCTCCGTGGCCTGAGCCGAGCGGATGGTCTGGAAGTCAATCTGTTGGTTGAGTGGACAACCACGGAGGCACAGGTAGAGGCCCTGACTGTCCTGGTCCTCCACGGCGTTGACCACCTCCTCCGGCATGCGCACGGCGAAGGTGAGGTACCGCCCCACCTGCCTCACCACGATGGTGGTGCCGATGTACTTGGCCTGGATCTCAATGTGCTGGCCCGACACCTTCTCCGTGATCTTCAGGCTGTTGGCTCCGTGCTTGTCCCCTCCGTTCTTGGAGCCGTCGACAAAGGCAGCGGGGAGCTCGTCCATCTCTGCCTGGTACACTTTCTGATCCACACACTCCTGGAAGCTCTTGAAGATGATGGTGAGCTGTGGGGGAGGAAAGGAGCATGGTTACAGCCAGTGATGACCACCTGAGAGCACACAGCCACTACCAGCAGTGGGGTGGGAGGTGGAAGGGCTGGATGCTCAGTCTGCACAGGAGCATGACCTTCAGCTCATGGGCAGGTCCTTCATCCTAAGAAGAGGCCCTGACTTTTAGCCACCCAGACACAGTCATCCTGCTCCAGCAAAAAGGTGAGGACAAGACCCAGAGGCCTGTACAGATCCCAGACCCAGAGGCTTGACTGAAAGCACCGCCTGGATCTGCCTGTTATCTCCAGGCCCAACACAGGAGCTTccttgcagctggagctgggtggAGTATCCGCACTCACAGGCCTGTGGCAGCATGCCCGTGCACGCTGCACTGCCTTGCCTCCAGGGCTGGCAGATGGCAGCAGGGATGAGCCCTGACTCCCCTGGAGGCGGTGGAGCTTCTCCTCTGACTCCCATGACATTTACATCTCAAGGGCTGGACCAATTTGTTTTCCCAACCAGCTGCAGACCAACAGGGATTTCTCCCATGGGCCCTCAAACATGTCCTGCTCCATCTCAGCCCCACAGGCACACGTGTTCAGCCTGTTCCAGTGGGGTGGCCCTTCTAGGGATGACTtcgtggtggccttggcagtgctggattaatggCTGGACGCGATGATCTtaagaggtcttttccaaccttaatgattctgtgattctatgacacAGAGCCCAACATGCCTCCTCACCCCTGGCTGGGCTCAAACACATGCCCCTTGCCAGAGGAACGACCTCACAGTGCTTGCTCTTCCCTTGCTGACCTGGCTTTTGGAGGGAAGACTTGGGGAGGAAAATGAGTATTTGCATGTACAAACAGTACAAACTACATTTCCTCTTTCAGCTCTTGCAGAGTTGCTCTTGCACCTTTCTGCCCATGAGGGAGAAGTGGCAAAGGGGACCTCCCACCATGTGGCCCCCATGAAGGGGGAGACTGAGACCTGGCCAGagtgggacagggctggagaaGAGAGCAGAGAACACAAAGAGCCCCAAGGATCAAGTGCTCCCAtcctttccagcagcacagtgcCCACAGCAGTGCTTCCCACAGCTCATGCTGCAGACCTCATGACTAATCCCTGCTCACCACAAGCCCACGAGGCAGATAAGGAGAGAAAAGGCTCAATTAAGATGGTGATCCCGCAAACCCAGCAGGTCCTGGGATCCTTAAGGACCACCTCCCTCAAGCCAGACTTCCTCGCAGGCTTCAGCAGGTTTTGATGTCTTTTAGTGGGTAAGGACTTCAGAGCATCATTAAGTATCTTTTAGGGGGTTTATCAGGGCCAGGTCAGAACCTCACTGCCAGTTCCAGCTCAGGATAAAGGGGTGAcatccagagcacagaagcagccCCTATCCTACACGTGCTTCTCTTCTCTCCCCACATACAGGGAGAAGCAGAATTCCCAGATATTGTGGGACAGGACATTTTCCAAAAGCAAGAGTATGCCTCCTGCTGAGCCTCCCTTTTTCTTCGGCACAAGAAGTGCCCTATTAGCTTTAGAGCTGGTGCACCAGGGGCAGCACACCAGTTCCTCAGCTCCAGGTCCCTGCTGAAGCTGAGGCTGTGACACACAAGTCCTGCTGCGtcacagcagcacattttcaCTTGGGCTTTCTGTTTGCCTTGTACCTTTGGGATGTTTATTTAGTCTGTCAAAGCACCTCCAGAACAGACTGTTCCCCACAAAATGTCTTGACTTGGCTGCAAACCACAGAAACAATTACAAGCCTGGGTAGAGGGGAAGGTGGTGTGAAGAGCTCAGCTCCCTCCAGGCTTTTTCCTGCAAGCTGGAGCCTCCCTGGAGGGCAGTCCTGGGTTTGCTTGTGCCTTGGGGTTCCCCCAAAAGGTAACAGCATCATTCCTGATCTGGCTGTTCACAGCAATCTGGAGCCCCAGGGTGGGAGCCCTCTCAATTTGCAGTCCCTGGCTTGGCCATGAAGGCCCCCTGAGACGCAGCACCACAGCCTGCTCACCGTGATGGGGCTGGATGTGCTCAACAAGAAACCACAGGCCATTTCAATGAAGGCTGGGGACAAAACAAGGATGGATATCTGATGTTTAGGGCCAAACATTCACATTCAGGGAAGCTCATGCTCTGTCTTACCCTCCCCAAGGACACGTGCAAATGGGGGAAGACATGGAGGGAAGAAAGGCTGCTCTGAAGCCTCCCTGCCCTTGCCCACCTCTGCCCAGGGAAACGTGCCCAAGGCTCACCTTGCTGGTGGCGGTGGCCGAGGAGCCAGGCAGCACCGCCGTGTTGGTGACCTGCACATTCAGGTAGTTATTGTCTATGAGCGGCCAAGCCCCCTGCACCTTGCAGGTCTGGAAAGTGTCCGTGAAAGTCCTGAGGTGGGGGTCCCCAAAGAGCCCGCAGTGGGTGTAGTTGGGGGCGGCCGAGTGTTTGTGAAAGCTCTTCTCATAGTGGCAGATCTCGGGGCTGTCGGAGCGCTCCTGGCTGTCCCCGGGGGGCAATGTCCGGAGGCGGGGCTGGGACGTGGGGCCATCCTTGGAGCAGTTGTGCTGCACCATGAGATCGTCTATGCCATGCACGGCCGAGTGGTAGGCCAGGTCGCCCCTGCAGGTGCGCGCGGTGCGGCGGGTGCAGTGCGCGTAGGCCCGCAGCGCCGTGCAGAACTCCGGCGCCTCCTCCGCGCCCAGGTGGTGCGAGCCCGACGTGGCCGCCCAGAACTCAGAGTTGCACTTGAGGATCTTGCATGGAGATGTCACTGTGGGAGGGGAGAACACAAGGGGGTCAGCGCTGGCTCGCCCACGTGTGGGATGCCCAACTCTACCCCCACCCAGAGGCCGCGTCCTCCTCCCGCAGTCCAAACTTGTGaccctggcctggcctggccgcGTGACGGGGCCCTGCTCGCCAGATGTGACCCTCTCACATGACCCAACTCTCATGCATCAAAGCCAAAGAAATCAACAGGATCTGCCCCGATTTAAGCCCAAAAGGGAAAGAGCATCCAGCCTTTAGATGAATGATCATGGGGGGAAACCATGGTGTGAAGAATGGGACATATTCATAAGCAGTGATAAGGGAGGATCATTAATGTGGGGGGAGATGCAATGGggtttttaatgcctttttagGGTTTGACATTCTAAGCTCTGTGCTGCGTGAGTTACTGGGTGCTGTGTCCAGACTGAGCTCCACCAGCACAAAACTCTGCttgctctcttcctttcctcctttatgGGTTTGGGGaaacccagcacc
The window above is part of the Corvus hawaiiensis isolate bCorHaw1 chromosome 13, bCorHaw1.pri.cur, whole genome shotgun sequence genome. Proteins encoded here:
- the RGMA gene encoding repulsive guidance molecule A, which encodes MRPPRERIVVKARAGWMGMGRGAGSTALGLFQILPVFLCIFPSVTSPCKILKCNSEFWAATSGSHHLGAEEAPEFCTALRAYAHCTRRTARTCRGDLAYHSAVHGIDDLMVQHNCSKDGPTSQPRLRTLPPGDSQERSDSPEICHYEKSFHKHSAAPNYTHCGLFGDPHLRTFTDTFQTCKVQGAWPLIDNNYLNVQVTNTAVLPGSSATATSKLTIIFKSFQECVDQKVYQAEMDELPAAFVDGSKNGGDKHGANSLKITEKVSGQHIEIQAKYIGTTIVVRQVGRYLTFAVRMPEEVVNAVEDQDSQGLYLCLRGCPLNQQIDFQTIRSAQATEGRARRKGPSLPAPPEAFTYETATAKCREKLPVEDLYFQSCVFDLLTTGDVNFMLAAYYAFEDVKMLHSNKDKLHLYERTRDLTPGNTAPTGTHPTLWVALLCLCWLCFL